From Homo sapiens chromosome 6, GRCh38.p14 Primary Assembly, the proteins below share one genomic window:
- the TJAP1 gene encoding tight junction-associated protein 1 isoform d (isoform d is encoded by transcript variant 22): MKLLQEENEELRRRLASATRRTEALERELEIGQDCLELELGQSREELDKFKDKFRRLQNSYTASQRTNQELEDKLHTLIKKAEMDRKTLDWEIVELTNKLLDAKNTINKLEELNERYRLDCNLAVQLLKCNKSHFRNHKFADLPCELQDMVRKHLHSGQEAASPGPAPSLAPGAVVPTSVIARVLEKPESLLLNSAQSGSAGRPLAEDVFVHVDMSEGVPGDPASPPAPGSPTPQPNGECHSLGTARGSPEEELPLPAFEKLNPYPTPSPPHPLYPGRRVIEFSEDKVRIPRNSPLPNCTYATRQAISLSLVEEGSERARPSPVPSTPASAQASPHHQPSPAPLTLSAPASSASSEEDLLVSWQRAFVDRTPPPAAVAQRTAFGRDALPELQRHFAHSPADRDEVVQAPSARPEESELLLPTEPDSGFPREEEELNLPISPEEERQSLLPINRGTEEGPGTSHTEGRAWPLPSSSRPQRSPKRMGVHHLHRKDSLTQAQEQGNLLN, encoded by the exons ATGAA GCTCTTACAGGAGGAGAATGAAGAGCTTCGCCGGCGCCTGGCCTCCGCCACCAGACGCACTGAGGCCCTGGAACGTGAGCTGGAAATTGGGCAGGACtgcctggagctggagctgggccAGAGCCGCGAGGAGCTGGACAAATTTAAGGATAAGTTCCGCAG GCTGCAGAACAGCTACACGGCTTCCCAGCGGACCAACCAGGAGTTGGAGGACAAGCTGCACACACTG ATCAAGAAGGCTGAGATGGATAGGAAGACGCTGGACTGGGAGATTGTGGAGCTGACCAACAAGCTGCTGGATGCCAAGAACACCATCAACAAGCTGGAAGAGCTCAAT GAGCGGTACCGGCTGGACTGCAACCTGGCTGTACAGCTCCTCAAGTGCAACAAGTCCCACTTCCGAAACCACAAGTTTGCCGAT CTGCCCTGTGAGCTACAGGACATGGTTCGGAAACATTTGCACAGTGGTCAAGAGGCCGCCAGCCCAGGTCCTGCTCCCAGCCTAGCCCCAGGGGCTGTGGTGCCTACCTCAGTCATTGCCCGAGTGTTAGAGAAGCCGGAGTCTCTACTGCTCAATTCAGCCCAGTCAGGCAGCGCCGGGCGCCCCTTGGCTGAGGATGTCTTTGTGCATGTGGACATGAGTGAGGGTGTCCCAGGTGATCCAGCCAGTCCCCCGGCCCCTGGCAGCCCCACCCCACAACCCAATGGGGAGTGCCACTCTCTGGGTACTGCCAGGGGCTCCCCGGAGGAAGAGCTGCCCCTGCCAGCCTTTGAGAAGCTGAACCCCTACCCAACCCCGTCTCCACCACACCCACTGTATCCTGGCCGCAGGGTAATAGAGTTCTCTGAGGATAAGGTTCGGATCCCCCGCAACAGCCCCCTGCCCAACTGCACTTACGCTACCCGCCAGGCCATTTCCCTGAGCCTGGTAGAGGAGGGGAGTGAGCGGGCCCGCCCCAGCCCAGTGCCCAGCACCCCTGCCTCAGCCCAGGCCTCACCCCaccaccagcccagcccagcacccCTAACACTCAGTGCCCCAGCTAGctctgccagctctgaagaggaCCTGCTGGTCAGCTGGCAGCGGGCATTTGTGGACCGTACTCCACCACCTGCTGCTGTGGCCCAGCGCACAGCCTTTGGACGCGATGCCCTCCCTGAGCTGCAGCGCCATTTTGCCCATAGCCCCGCTGACAGAGATGAGGTGGTCCAGGCACCTTCTGCCCGACCCGAAGAGAGTGAGCTTTTGCTACCCACAGAACCTGACTCTGGCTTTCCCAGGGAGGAAGAAGAGCTGAACCTGCCTATCAGTCCTGAGGAAGAGCGCCAGAGCCTGCTGCCCATTAACAGGGGCacagaggaggggccaggcactTCCCACACCGAGGGCAGGGCCTGGCCACTCCCCAGCTCCAGTCGCCCCCAGCGCAGCCCCAAGAGGATGGGGGTTCACCACCTGCACCGCAAGGACAGCCTGACCCAGGCCCAGGAGCAGGGCAACCTGCTCAACTAG
- the TJAP1 gene encoding tight junction-associated protein 1 isoform X3 — translation MTSAAPAKKPYRKAPPEHRELRLEIPGSRLEQEEPLTDAERMKLLQEENEELRRRLASATRRTEALERELEIGQDCLELELGQSREELDKFKDKFRRLQNSYTASQRTNQELEDKLHTLASLSHSWIFAIKKAEMDRKTLDWEIVELTNKLLDAKNTINKLEELNERYRLDCNLAVQLLKCNKSHFRNHKFADAYVSVK, via the exons ATGACTAGTGCCGCCCCTGCTAAGAAACCCTACCGTAAGGCACCACCAGAGCATCGGGAGCTGCGTTTGGAAATTCCTGGATCCCGGCTTGAGCAGGAG GAACCCCTGACTGATGCAGAAAGGATGAA GCTCTTACAGGAGGAGAATGAAGAGCTTCGCCGGCGCCTGGCCTCCGCCACCAGACGCACTGAGGCCCTGGAACGTGAGCTGGAAATTGGGCAGGACtgcctggagctggagctgggccAGAGCCGCGAGGAGCTGGACAAATTTAAGGATAAGTTCCGCAG GCTGCAGAACAGCTACACGGCTTCCCAGCGGACCAACCAGGAGTTGGAGGACAAGCTGCACACACTG GCCTCTCTTAGCCACAGCTGGATTTTTGCA ATCAAGAAGGCTGAGATGGATAGGAAGACGCTGGACTGGGAGATTGTGGAGCTGACCAACAAGCTGCTGGATGCCAAGAACACCATCAACAAGCTGGAAGAGCTCAAT GAGCGGTACCGGCTGGACTGCAACCTGGCTGTACAGCTCCTCAAGTGCAACAAGTCCCACTTCCGAAACCACAAGTTTGCCGAT GCCTATGTGTCTGTGAAGTGA
- the TJAP1 gene encoding tight junction-associated protein 1 isoform a (isoform a is encoded by transcript variant 2) — MTSAAPAKKPYRKAPPEHRELRLEIPGSRLEQEEPLTDAERMKLLQEENEELRRRLASATRRTEALERELEIGQDCLELELGQSREELDKFKDKFRRLQNSYTASQRTNQELEDKLHTLASLSHSWIFAIKKAEMDRKTLDWEIVELTNKLLDAKNTINKLEELNERYRLDCNLAVQLLKCNKSHFRNHKFADLPCELQDMVRKHLHSGQEAASPGPAPSLAPGAVVPTSVIARVLEKPESLLLNSAQSGSAGRPLAEDVFVHVDMSEGVPGDPASPPAPGSPTPQPNGECHSLGTARGSPEEELPLPAFEKLNPYPTPSPPHPLYPGRRVIEFSEDKVRIPRNSPLPNCTYATRQAISLSLVEEGSERARPSPVPSTPASAQASPHHQPSPAPLTLSAPASSASSEEDLLVSWQRAFVDRTPPPAAVAQRTAFGRDALPELQRHFAHSPADRDEVVQAPSARPEESELLLPTEPDSGFPREEEELNLPISPEEERQSLLPINRGTEEGPGTSHTEGRAWPLPSSSRPQRSPKRMGVHHLHRKDSLTQAQEQGNLLN; from the exons ATGACTAGTGCCGCCCCTGCTAAGAAACCCTACCGTAAGGCACCACCAGAGCATCGGGAGCTGCGTTTGGAAATTCCTGGATCCCGGCTTGAGCAGGAG GAACCCCTGACTGATGCAGAAAGGATGAA GCTCTTACAGGAGGAGAATGAAGAGCTTCGCCGGCGCCTGGCCTCCGCCACCAGACGCACTGAGGCCCTGGAACGTGAGCTGGAAATTGGGCAGGACtgcctggagctggagctgggccAGAGCCGCGAGGAGCTGGACAAATTTAAGGATAAGTTCCGCAG GCTGCAGAACAGCTACACGGCTTCCCAGCGGACCAACCAGGAGTTGGAGGACAAGCTGCACACACTG GCCTCTCTTAGCCACAGCTGGATTTTTGCA ATCAAGAAGGCTGAGATGGATAGGAAGACGCTGGACTGGGAGATTGTGGAGCTGACCAACAAGCTGCTGGATGCCAAGAACACCATCAACAAGCTGGAAGAGCTCAAT GAGCGGTACCGGCTGGACTGCAACCTGGCTGTACAGCTCCTCAAGTGCAACAAGTCCCACTTCCGAAACCACAAGTTTGCCGAT CTGCCCTGTGAGCTACAGGACATGGTTCGGAAACATTTGCACAGTGGTCAAGAGGCCGCCAGCCCAGGTCCTGCTCCCAGCCTAGCCCCAGGGGCTGTGGTGCCTACCTCAGTCATTGCCCGAGTGTTAGAGAAGCCGGAGTCTCTACTGCTCAATTCAGCCCAGTCAGGCAGCGCCGGGCGCCCCTTGGCTGAGGATGTCTTTGTGCATGTGGACATGAGTGAGGGTGTCCCAGGTGATCCAGCCAGTCCCCCGGCCCCTGGCAGCCCCACCCCACAACCCAATGGGGAGTGCCACTCTCTGGGTACTGCCAGGGGCTCCCCGGAGGAAGAGCTGCCCCTGCCAGCCTTTGAGAAGCTGAACCCCTACCCAACCCCGTCTCCACCACACCCACTGTATCCTGGCCGCAGGGTAATAGAGTTCTCTGAGGATAAGGTTCGGATCCCCCGCAACAGCCCCCTGCCCAACTGCACTTACGCTACCCGCCAGGCCATTTCCCTGAGCCTGGTAGAGGAGGGGAGTGAGCGGGCCCGCCCCAGCCCAGTGCCCAGCACCCCTGCCTCAGCCCAGGCCTCACCCCaccaccagcccagcccagcacccCTAACACTCAGTGCCCCAGCTAGctctgccagctctgaagaggaCCTGCTGGTCAGCTGGCAGCGGGCATTTGTGGACCGTACTCCACCACCTGCTGCTGTGGCCCAGCGCACAGCCTTTGGACGCGATGCCCTCCCTGAGCTGCAGCGCCATTTTGCCCATAGCCCCGCTGACAGAGATGAGGTGGTCCAGGCACCTTCTGCCCGACCCGAAGAGAGTGAGCTTTTGCTACCCACAGAACCTGACTCTGGCTTTCCCAGGGAGGAAGAAGAGCTGAACCTGCCTATCAGTCCTGAGGAAGAGCGCCAGAGCCTGCTGCCCATTAACAGGGGCacagaggaggggccaggcactTCCCACACCGAGGGCAGGGCCTGGCCACTCCCCAGCTCCAGTCGCCCCCAGCGCAGCCCCAAGAGGATGGGGGTTCACCACCTGCACCGCAAGGACAGCCTGACCCAGGCCCAGGAGCAGGGCAACCTGCTCAACTAG
- the TJAP1 gene encoding tight junction-associated protein 1 isoform X2, translating into MTSAAPAKKPYRKAPPEHRELRLEIPGSRLEQEEPLTDAERMKLLQEENEELRRRLASATRRTEALERELEIGQDCLELELGQSREELDKFKDKFRRLQNSYTASQRTNQELEDKLHTLIKKAEMDRKTLDWEIVELTNKLLDAKNTINKLEELNERYRLDCNLAVQLLKCNKSHFRNHKFADLPCELQDMVRKHLHSGQEAASPGPAPSLAPGAVVPTSVIARVLEKPESLLLNSAQSGSAGRPLAEDVFVHVDMSEGVPGDPASPPAPGSPTPQPNGECHSLGTARGSPEEELPLPAFEKLNPYPTPSPPHPLYPGRRVIEFSEDKVRIPRNSPLPNCTYATRQAISLSLVEEGSERARPSPVPSTPASAQASPHHQPSPAPLTLSAPASSASSEEDLLVSWQRAFVDRTPPPAAVAQRTAFGRDALPELQRHFAHSPADRDEVVQAPSARPEESELLLPTEPDSGFPREEEELNLPISPEEERQSLLPINRGTEEGPGTSHTEGRAWPLPSSSRPQRSPKRMGVHHLHRKDSLTQAQEQGNLLN; encoded by the exons ATGACTAGTGCCGCCCCTGCTAAGAAACCCTACCGTAAGGCACCACCAGAGCATCGGGAGCTGCGTTTGGAAATTCCTGGATCCCGGCTTGAGCAGGAG GAACCCCTGACTGATGCAGAAAGGATGAA GCTCTTACAGGAGGAGAATGAAGAGCTTCGCCGGCGCCTGGCCTCCGCCACCAGACGCACTGAGGCCCTGGAACGTGAGCTGGAAATTGGGCAGGACtgcctggagctggagctgggccAGAGCCGCGAGGAGCTGGACAAATTTAAGGATAAGTTCCGCAG GCTGCAGAACAGCTACACGGCTTCCCAGCGGACCAACCAGGAGTTGGAGGACAAGCTGCACACACTG ATCAAGAAGGCTGAGATGGATAGGAAGACGCTGGACTGGGAGATTGTGGAGCTGACCAACAAGCTGCTGGATGCCAAGAACACCATCAACAAGCTGGAAGAGCTCAAT GAGCGGTACCGGCTGGACTGCAACCTGGCTGTACAGCTCCTCAAGTGCAACAAGTCCCACTTCCGAAACCACAAGTTTGCCGAT CTGCCCTGTGAGCTACAGGACATGGTTCGGAAACATTTGCACAGTGGTCAAGAGGCCGCCAGCCCAGGTCCTGCTCCCAGCCTAGCCCCAGGGGCTGTGGTGCCTACCTCAGTCATTGCCCGAGTGTTAGAGAAGCCGGAGTCTCTACTGCTCAATTCAGCCCAGTCAGGCAGCGCCGGGCGCCCCTTGGCTGAGGATGTCTTTGTGCATGTGGACATGAGTGAGGGTGTCCCAGGTGATCCAGCCAGTCCCCCGGCCCCTGGCAGCCCCACCCCACAACCCAATGGGGAGTGCCACTCTCTGGGTACTGCCAGGGGCTCCCCGGAGGAAGAGCTGCCCCTGCCAGCCTTTGAGAAGCTGAACCCCTACCCAACCCCGTCTCCACCACACCCACTGTATCCTGGCCGCAGGGTAATAGAGTTCTCTGAGGATAAGGTTCGGATCCCCCGCAACAGCCCCCTGCCCAACTGCACTTACGCTACCCGCCAGGCCATTTCCCTGAGCCTGGTAGAGGAGGGGAGTGAGCGGGCCCGCCCCAGCCCAGTGCCCAGCACCCCTGCCTCAGCCCAGGCCTCACCCCaccaccagcccagcccagcacccCTAACACTCAGTGCCCCAGCTAGctctgccagctctgaagaggaCCTGCTGGTCAGCTGGCAGCGGGCATTTGTGGACCGTACTCCACCACCTGCTGCTGTGGCCCAGCGCACAGCCTTTGGACGCGATGCCCTCCCTGAGCTGCAGCGCCATTTTGCCCATAGCCCCGCTGACAGAGATGAGGTGGTCCAGGCACCTTCTGCCCGACCCGAAGAGAGTGAGCTTTTGCTACCCACAGAACCTGACTCTGGCTTTCCCAGGGAGGAAGAAGAGCTGAACCTGCCTATCAGTCCTGAGGAAGAGCGCCAGAGCCTGCTGCCCATTAACAGGGGCacagaggaggggccaggcactTCCCACACCGAGGGCAGGGCCTGGCCACTCCCCAGCTCCAGTCGCCCCCAGCGCAGCCCCAAGAGGATGGGGGTTCACCACCTGCACCGCAAGGACAGCCTGACCCAGGCCCAGGAGCAGGGCAACCTGCTCAACTAG
- the LRRC73 gene encoding leucine-rich repeat-containing protein 73 isoform 2 (isoform 2 is encoded by transcript variant 2) — translation MLGDEAINLICGLLPPDGAKSGLKELTLSANPGITPKGWSRLAIAVAHSSQVRVLNLDYNPLGDHVAGMLAVAVASSRTLEVLDLEGTGLTNQSAQTLLDMVENYPTALRSLVLAENSISPELQQQICDLLSEGEEEEEVAGGAGDTQEWERGREPAAHQRGSSSWMCPSDPSSQMVLMTSGLGDSLLAETEM, via the exons ATGCTGGGTGATGAAGCCATCAACCTCATCTGTGGCCTCCTGCCCCCAGATGGGGCCAAATCTG GCTTGAAGGAGCTAACGCTGAGTGCCAACCCTGGCATCACCCCTAAGGGCTGGAGCCGCCTTGCCATTGCCGTGGCCCACAGCTCCCAGGTCCGCGTCCTCAATCTGGATTACAACCCCCTGG GTGACCATGTGGCAGGAATGCTGGCTGTAGCTGTGGCCTCTAGTCGTACCCTAGAGGTCCTAGACTTGGAGGGCACAGGGCTCACCAACCAGTCAGCTCAG ACCCTGCTGGACATGGTAGAAAATTACCCCACAGCTTTGCGGAGCCTGGTGTTGGCTGAGAACAGCATTAGCCCAGAGCTGCAGCAACAGATCTGTGACCTCCTCtctgagggagaggaggaggaggaagtggcagGAGGGGCTGGCGACACCCAGGAATGGGAGAGAGGGCGGGAGCCTGCTGCCCACCAGAGAGGCAGCAGCTCCTGGATGTGCCCCAGCG ATCCCAGCTCTCAGATGGTGCTAATGACGTCAGGACTAGGGGACAGTCTGTTGGCTGAGACCGAGATGTGA
- the TJAP1 gene encoding tight junction-associated protein 1 isoform X4, translated as MTSAAPAKKPYRKAPPEHRELRLEIPGSRLEQEEPLTDAERMKLLQEENEELRRRLASATRRTEALERELEIGQDCLELELGQSREELDKFKDKFRRLQNSYTASQRTNQELEDKLHTLIKKAEMDRKTLDWEIVELTNKLLDAKNTINKLEELNERYRLDCNLAVQLLKCNKSHFRNHKFADAYVSVK; from the exons ATGACTAGTGCCGCCCCTGCTAAGAAACCCTACCGTAAGGCACCACCAGAGCATCGGGAGCTGCGTTTGGAAATTCCTGGATCCCGGCTTGAGCAGGAG GAACCCCTGACTGATGCAGAAAGGATGAA GCTCTTACAGGAGGAGAATGAAGAGCTTCGCCGGCGCCTGGCCTCCGCCACCAGACGCACTGAGGCCCTGGAACGTGAGCTGGAAATTGGGCAGGACtgcctggagctggagctgggccAGAGCCGCGAGGAGCTGGACAAATTTAAGGATAAGTTCCGCAG GCTGCAGAACAGCTACACGGCTTCCCAGCGGACCAACCAGGAGTTGGAGGACAAGCTGCACACACTG ATCAAGAAGGCTGAGATGGATAGGAAGACGCTGGACTGGGAGATTGTGGAGCTGACCAACAAGCTGCTGGATGCCAAGAACACCATCAACAAGCTGGAAGAGCTCAAT GAGCGGTACCGGCTGGACTGCAACCTGGCTGTACAGCTCCTCAAGTGCAACAAGTCCCACTTCCGAAACCACAAGTTTGCCGAT GCCTATGTGTCTGTGAAGTGA
- the TJAP1 gene encoding tight junction-associated protein 1 isoform c (isoform c is encoded by transcript variant 19) — protein MKLLQEENEELRRRLASATRRTEALERELEIGQDCLELELGQSREELDKFKDKFRRLQNSYTASQRTNQELEDKLHTLASLSHSWIFAIKKAEMDRKTLDWEIVELTNKLLDAKNTINKLEELNERYRLDCNLAVQLLKCNKSHFRNHKFADLPCELQDMVRKHLHSGQEAASPGPAPSLAPGAVVPTSVIARVLEKPESLLLNSAQSGSAGRPLAEDVFVHVDMSEGVPGDPASPPAPGSPTPQPNGECHSLGTARGSPEEELPLPAFEKLNPYPTPSPPHPLYPGRRVIEFSEDKVRIPRNSPLPNCTYATRQAISLSLVEEGSERARPSPVPSTPASAQASPHHQPSPAPLTLSAPASSASSEEDLLVSWQRAFVDRTPPPAAVAQRTAFGRDALPELQRHFAHSPADRDEVVQAPSARPEESELLLPTEPDSGFPREEEELNLPISPEEERQSLLPINRGTEEGPGTSHTEGRAWPLPSSSRPQRSPKRMGVHHLHRKDSLTQAQEQGNLLN, from the exons ATGAA GCTCTTACAGGAGGAGAATGAAGAGCTTCGCCGGCGCCTGGCCTCCGCCACCAGACGCACTGAGGCCCTGGAACGTGAGCTGGAAATTGGGCAGGACtgcctggagctggagctgggccAGAGCCGCGAGGAGCTGGACAAATTTAAGGATAAGTTCCGCAG GCTGCAGAACAGCTACACGGCTTCCCAGCGGACCAACCAGGAGTTGGAGGACAAGCTGCACACACTG GCCTCTCTTAGCCACAGCTGGATTTTTGCA ATCAAGAAGGCTGAGATGGATAGGAAGACGCTGGACTGGGAGATTGTGGAGCTGACCAACAAGCTGCTGGATGCCAAGAACACCATCAACAAGCTGGAAGAGCTCAAT GAGCGGTACCGGCTGGACTGCAACCTGGCTGTACAGCTCCTCAAGTGCAACAAGTCCCACTTCCGAAACCACAAGTTTGCCGAT CTGCCCTGTGAGCTACAGGACATGGTTCGGAAACATTTGCACAGTGGTCAAGAGGCCGCCAGCCCAGGTCCTGCTCCCAGCCTAGCCCCAGGGGCTGTGGTGCCTACCTCAGTCATTGCCCGAGTGTTAGAGAAGCCGGAGTCTCTACTGCTCAATTCAGCCCAGTCAGGCAGCGCCGGGCGCCCCTTGGCTGAGGATGTCTTTGTGCATGTGGACATGAGTGAGGGTGTCCCAGGTGATCCAGCCAGTCCCCCGGCCCCTGGCAGCCCCACCCCACAACCCAATGGGGAGTGCCACTCTCTGGGTACTGCCAGGGGCTCCCCGGAGGAAGAGCTGCCCCTGCCAGCCTTTGAGAAGCTGAACCCCTACCCAACCCCGTCTCCACCACACCCACTGTATCCTGGCCGCAGGGTAATAGAGTTCTCTGAGGATAAGGTTCGGATCCCCCGCAACAGCCCCCTGCCCAACTGCACTTACGCTACCCGCCAGGCCATTTCCCTGAGCCTGGTAGAGGAGGGGAGTGAGCGGGCCCGCCCCAGCCCAGTGCCCAGCACCCCTGCCTCAGCCCAGGCCTCACCCCaccaccagcccagcccagcacccCTAACACTCAGTGCCCCAGCTAGctctgccagctctgaagaggaCCTGCTGGTCAGCTGGCAGCGGGCATTTGTGGACCGTACTCCACCACCTGCTGCTGTGGCCCAGCGCACAGCCTTTGGACGCGATGCCCTCCCTGAGCTGCAGCGCCATTTTGCCCATAGCCCCGCTGACAGAGATGAGGTGGTCCAGGCACCTTCTGCCCGACCCGAAGAGAGTGAGCTTTTGCTACCCACAGAACCTGACTCTGGCTTTCCCAGGGAGGAAGAAGAGCTGAACCTGCCTATCAGTCCTGAGGAAGAGCGCCAGAGCCTGCTGCCCATTAACAGGGGCacagaggaggggccaggcactTCCCACACCGAGGGCAGGGCCTGGCCACTCCCCAGCTCCAGTCGCCCCCAGCGCAGCCCCAAGAGGATGGGGGTTCACCACCTGCACCGCAAGGACAGCCTGACCCAGGCCCAGGAGCAGGGCAACCTGCTCAACTAG
- the LRRC73 gene encoding leucine-rich repeat-containing protein 73 isoform 1 (isoform 1 is encoded by transcript variant 1), with protein sequence MLPSSIQISGEPLSGAEVRDICRGLRDNAVRLLSLRGCRLCDRDFGRICRALAGATSLAQLNLNLGVVSSPSRIKQLAEALRTNRSIQSLFLHGSPLTDAGLALLNPALALHPALVALDLGDCMLGDEAINLICGLLPPDGAKSGLKELTLSANPGITPKGWSRLAIAVAHSSQVRVLNLDYNPLGDHVAGMLAVAVASSRTLEVLDLEGTGLTNQSAQTLLDMVENYPTALRSLVLAENSISPELQQQICDLLSEGEEEEEVAGGAGDTQEWERGREPAAHQRGSSSWMCPSDPSSQMVLMTSGLGDSLLAETEM encoded by the exons ATGCTGCCCAGCTCCATCCAGATTTCGGGGGAGCCGCTGTCCGGCGCCGAGGTGCGGGACATCTGCCGCGGCCTTCGCGACAACGCCGTGCGCCTGCTCTCACTGCGCGGCTGCCGCCTCTGCGACCGCGACTTTGGCCGCATCTGCCGGGCCCTGGCCGGGGCCACGTCCCTGGCGCAGCTCAACCTTAACCTGGGCGTCGTGTCCAGCCCCAGCCGCATCAAGCAGCTGGCTGAGGCTCTGCGGACCAACCGCTCCATCCAGTCCCTCTT CCTGCATGGGAGCCCCCTGACAGATGCGGGGCTGGCCTTGCTGAACCCAGCCCTGGCCCTCCACCCTGCCCTCGTGGCTCTGGACCTGGGGGACTGCATGCTGGGTGATGAAGCCATCAACCTCATCTGTGGCCTCCTGCCCCCAGATGGGGCCAAATCTG GCTTGAAGGAGCTAACGCTGAGTGCCAACCCTGGCATCACCCCTAAGGGCTGGAGCCGCCTTGCCATTGCCGTGGCCCACAGCTCCCAGGTCCGCGTCCTCAATCTGGATTACAACCCCCTGG GTGACCATGTGGCAGGAATGCTGGCTGTAGCTGTGGCCTCTAGTCGTACCCTAGAGGTCCTAGACTTGGAGGGCACAGGGCTCACCAACCAGTCAGCTCAG ACCCTGCTGGACATGGTAGAAAATTACCCCACAGCTTTGCGGAGCCTGGTGTTGGCTGAGAACAGCATTAGCCCAGAGCTGCAGCAACAGATCTGTGACCTCCTCtctgagggagaggaggaggaggaagtggcagGAGGGGCTGGCGACACCCAGGAATGGGAGAGAGGGCGGGAGCCTGCTGCCCACCAGAGAGGCAGCAGCTCCTGGATGTGCCCCAGCG ATCCCAGCTCTCAGATGGTGCTAATGACGTCAGGACTAGGGGACAGTCTGTTGGCTGAGACCGAGATGTGA